In a genomic window of Chryseobacterium sp. G0162:
- a CDS encoding TQO small subunit DoxD gives MKHTTNSQSYDLAGLYTLSLRMVIGWTYFSAFWRRLILENKLIPDEKGYIGEKFNHFLPNALGIKPIIEYLVIHPDALQRSMMIFTIIEAIVGLFIILGLFTRLMSIGIFSLALGILLGSGWLGTTCVDEWQIGVLGVAGGFVLFLTGSGSYSIDNYFIKRNNSFTLSKWFQWLGSGILPIAQPKVFVLTGSLLIFGLTLYTNQYFHGGVWGTLHNKSVKPKLEISNISRRDSDLTFEVYRTEGADVYGSFLIGIHILDKNGNILKEIDHKELSEFSKDNIKNHYVAKVKPGKHSLVIPLGAKADVNIGIDDILQKDAIHTLKLIDISGIEWVEIIR, from the coding sequence ATGAAACATACTACCAACAGCCAGTCTTATGACCTGGCCGGATTATACACTTTATCTCTCCGAATGGTCATCGGATGGACTTATTTTTCAGCCTTCTGGCGCAGACTTATCCTCGAAAACAAGCTTATTCCTGATGAAAAGGGATATATCGGGGAGAAATTCAATCATTTTTTACCGAATGCTCTGGGAATTAAACCTATTATAGAGTACCTGGTTATCCATCCGGATGCTTTGCAAAGGTCTATGATGATTTTTACAATTATTGAAGCCATCGTAGGATTATTTATCATTTTAGGTCTTTTTACCCGACTGATGAGTATAGGAATTTTCAGCCTTGCTCTGGGAATCTTATTGGGTTCAGGATGGCTGGGAACTACCTGCGTGGATGAATGGCAGATTGGAGTTTTGGGAGTTGCAGGTGGTTTCGTTCTGTTCCTTACGGGGAGTGGTTCTTATTCCATCGATAATTATTTTATAAAGAGAAACAACAGCTTTACCCTATCCAAATGGTTCCAATGGCTAGGTTCGGGAATTCTTCCTATAGCTCAGCCAAAGGTGTTTGTACTAACGGGTTCACTACTGATTTTCGGACTTACCCTTTATACCAATCAATATTTTCATGGGGGCGTTTGGGGAACCTTACACAATAAATCTGTCAAACCAAAGCTTGAAATTTCCAATATTTCCCGTCGTGATTCAGATTTAACATTTGAAGTTTACAGAACTGAAGGCGCCGATGTATATGGTTCTTTCCTTATAGGAATCCATATTCTGGATAAAAACGGAAATATTTTAAAGGAAATCGATCATAAAGAGCTTTCAGAATTTTCTAAAGACAATATCAAAAATCATTATGTAGCCAAAGTAAAACCGGGAAAACACAGTCTTGTTATTCCATTAGGTGCTAAGGCTGATGTCAATATCGGAATTGATGATATTCTTCAGAAAGATGCTATTCATACCTTGAAACTGATTGATATTAGTGGGATTGAATGGGTGGAAATTATAAGATAA
- a CDS encoding alpha/beta fold hydrolase encodes MKSLFSLLLCLFLISTNAQTIYSKAYGNARNPAVIFIHGGPSGNATLFEGTTAQKLADKGFYVIVYDRRGEGRSKDESATMTFKESFEDLNQLYQTYHIKKAHILAHSFGGIIGTLFTNQFPEKVRTLTLAGALFTQQQTYDHILKQAKEHFKNDSAQLQEISEIENLDKSSAAYRKRCYEIASKLDFFNMPNPTPESKSLRKEYETGEFYKNNIRNHNSPTKFYQNEPLNNLDNTAILKEIKRKSIPLFAVYGKNDGIFSEKQLNSLKNIVGKKNFKLIDNCSHYLFVDQQDEFLKFIELKLK; translated from the coding sequence ATGAAATCATTATTCTCACTTCTTCTTTGCTTATTCTTAATTTCCACAAATGCTCAGACTATCTATTCAAAAGCTTATGGAAATGCGCGGAATCCTGCTGTTATTTTCATTCACGGAGGTCCTAGTGGTAATGCTACTTTATTTGAAGGAACTACAGCTCAGAAGCTGGCTGATAAAGGATTTTATGTTATTGTCTATGACAGACGTGGTGAAGGACGTTCTAAAGATGAAAGTGCAACCATGACCTTCAAAGAAAGTTTTGAAGATCTGAATCAGCTTTACCAAACTTATCATATCAAAAAAGCTCATATTCTTGCCCACAGCTTTGGAGGAATCATTGGTACACTATTCACCAATCAGTTTCCTGAAAAAGTAAGAACATTAACCCTGGCAGGTGCACTATTCACCCAACAGCAAACCTACGATCATATTTTAAAACAGGCCAAAGAACACTTTAAAAATGATTCCGCTCAGTTGCAGGAAATTTCTGAAATAGAAAACCTGGACAAAAGCTCCGCTGCTTACAGAAAAAGATGCTATGAAATTGCCAGTAAACTTGATTTCTTCAATATGCCCAACCCTACTCCGGAAAGTAAAAGTCTGAGAAAGGAATATGAAACTGGTGAATTCTATAAAAATAACATCAGAAACCACAATTCTCCAACTAAATTTTATCAGAATGAGCCTTTGAATAACCTTGACAATACAGCAATTTTAAAAGAGATCAAAAGAAAAAGCATTCCTCTTTTTGCGGTGTATGGAAAAAATGACGGAATATTCTCTGAAAAGCAGCTGAACAGTCTTAAAAATATTGTCGGAAAGAAGAATTTTAAACTTATCGATAACTGTTCACACTATTTATTTGTAGATCAGCAGGATGAATTTTTAAAATTTATTGAGCTGAAATTAAAATAA
- a CDS encoding DNA-3-methyladenine glycosylase I — protein sequence MSYCLAIEGMQPKSRKELHKNYHDNYYGFPIHDDNELFGRLILEINQAGLSWETVLKKEDSFRKAYDNFDIQKIAAYTEEDRERLLNDSGIIRNKLKVNAAIENAKTIMELQKDFGSFEKWIEHHHPKTLPEWMKLFKKTFKFTGGEIVNEFLMSTGYLKGAHHETCPIHAKVLVQKPLWKETEKN from the coding sequence ATGAGTTATTGCTTAGCCATAGAGGGAATGCAGCCTAAGAGCAGAAAAGAACTGCATAAAAACTATCACGACAACTATTATGGATTTCCCATTCATGATGATAATGAATTGTTTGGACGATTGATTTTGGAGATCAATCAGGCAGGCTTAAGCTGGGAAACAGTTTTAAAGAAAGAAGACAGTTTCAGAAAGGCATATGATAATTTCGACATCCAGAAAATAGCAGCCTACACAGAAGAAGACCGTGAAAGGCTTTTGAATGATAGTGGGATTATCAGAAATAAGCTGAAGGTAAATGCAGCCATTGAAAATGCAAAGACCATTATGGAACTGCAAAAAGACTTTGGCTCCTTTGAAAAATGGATAGAACATCATCATCCCAAAACATTACCGGAATGGATGAAACTTTTCAAGAAAACCTTCAAATTTACAGGCGGAGAAATTGTAAATGAATTTCTGATGAGCACCGGATATCTGAAAGGAGCCCATCATGAAACCTGTCCGATTCATGCAAAAGTGTTGGTACAAAAACCTTTGTGGAAAGAAACGGAAAAGAATTAA
- a CDS encoding winged helix-turn-helix transcriptional regulator — protein MTKIKETSTNFANKKALADECPEVYASNIIGGQWALAICCYLINGKMRFGELKKKLHNITERMLTLQLRRLEEDKIITRTVYAEVPPRVEYELTEIGYKLKPIILEFEKWGIEHKELIKKEIYHKE, from the coding sequence ATGACTAAAATAAAGGAAACCTCAACCAATTTTGCCAATAAAAAAGCTCTTGCAGACGAATGCCCGGAAGTGTATGCATCCAATATCATCGGCGGACAATGGGCATTAGCTATCTGCTGCTACCTCATCAATGGTAAAATGAGATTTGGTGAATTAAAGAAAAAACTTCACAACATTACAGAACGTATGCTTACTCTTCAACTTCGCAGATTGGAGGAAGATAAAATCATCACAAGAACTGTTTATGCTGAAGTTCCGCCAAGAGTAGAATATGAATTAACCGAGATTGGTTATAAGCTAAAACCTATTATTCTGGAATTCGAAAAATGGGGAATAGAACATAAAGAATTAATAAAAAAAGAAATCTACCACAAGGAATGA
- a CDS encoding NAD(P)H-dependent oxidoreductase, which translates to MKTLVIVTHPEIEKSVINKRWIEELKKYPEKYTVHQLYEAYPDGKINVAREQELMESYDKIVFQFPFYWFSSPPLLKQWLDEVVLYGWAYGSNSGYKLAGKKMSLAVTAGIDEEGYSITGEYKYTMKELFRPYELTFDYVEGHYEEPFVYYGIERDSSDEWIERSVPMYLNFLDNL; encoded by the coding sequence ATGAAGACTTTAGTAATCGTTACTCATCCTGAAATTGAAAAATCTGTCATCAATAAAAGATGGATTGAAGAATTAAAAAAATATCCTGAAAAATATACCGTTCATCAATTATATGAAGCTTATCCTGATGGAAAAATTAATGTAGCCAGAGAACAGGAGCTTATGGAATCTTATGATAAAATTGTATTTCAGTTCCCTTTTTACTGGTTTAGTAGTCCACCACTTTTAAAACAATGGTTAGATGAAGTTGTTTTGTACGGTTGGGCTTACGGAAGTAACAGTGGCTACAAGTTAGCAGGAAAGAAAATGTCATTGGCCGTTACTGCAGGGATTGATGAAGAAGGCTATAGTATAACCGGAGAGTACAAATATACTATGAAGGAACTGTTTCGTCCTTATGAACTGACTTTTGATTATGTTGAAGGACACTATGAAGAACCTTTTGTTTATTATGGCATAGAGCGTGACTCTTCGGATGAGTGGATTGAGAGAAGTGTCCCGATGTATCTTAATTTTTTGGATAATCTATAA
- a CDS encoding DUF2199 domain-containing protein, which yields MKYICDCCGEEKEDWPALAYNAPHFYSCLSEEEMKNAKLTSDLCFVESPEETNRFIRAVLIQEVSDDCRDLDYGVWVSLSEKSYTEYVENYDHKEFKAEYFGWLNTYLPDYDFSESIPTTVVVDNTIGRPFVFPHQSYDHPFVHDFYNGITKEEAEKRINRVLNS from the coding sequence ATGAAATATATCTGTGATTGTTGTGGTGAAGAAAAAGAAGACTGGCCTGCATTAGCTTATAATGCTCCCCATTTTTACTCTTGCCTTTCTGAGGAAGAAATGAAAAACGCAAAGCTCACTTCAGACCTTTGCTTTGTTGAAAGTCCTGAAGAGACCAATAGATTCATTCGGGCTGTTTTGATACAGGAAGTTAGCGATGACTGCAGGGATCTTGATTATGGAGTATGGGTTTCATTAAGTGAAAAAAGCTATACTGAATATGTTGAAAATTATGATCATAAAGAATTCAAAGCTGAATATTTCGGATGGCTTAATACCTATCTTCCCGACTATGATTTTTCTGAAAGTATTCCTACAACAGTCGTAGTGGATAATACCATCGGACGCCCGTTTGTTTTCCCACATCAAAGCTATGACCATCCTTTCGTTCATGATTTTTATAATGGAATTACGAAAGAAGAGGCTGAAAAAAGAATTAACAGGGTTTTAAATAGTTAA
- a CDS encoding patatin-like phospholipase family protein: protein MKTETLNKILEDPSLSQASKDKLMALQGNISTKEFSDLLDAEGNQYIEFVQEGGGVWGSALVGYLYALEVFGIRFLKVAGTSAGAINTMLIAACKTKEEPKSELIKEILFSWDFADFMDGKTYVKTTLHAMLNNKNFFKINAIIAAILFIILVSIPFAAPSESILSAKLMFLIPLIPAVILFFCIKKLYNNFRKENSGLNPGNVFLNTMKTALDNFGIKTVANLNEKFIQKEHDLNLNYRYGNGQEYYNITLASIDKIKAKNLEHIDQTRYKIFYDSAFNNDYYKNNPFYLLRSEYVVITTDINAKIKVELPTMANLYWSEEELKHISPAEFVRASMSVPFFFEPFQKRINKDEDSVKYAWKFWMNTKKEDINPVRVFIDGGSISNFPIDLFHADEVFYPRMPLFAVQLTSDSDLLSEKGKTSEEILKTPFSYAGNIISTLKGFNDKMFLTKHSFYRLYSIQSVNCGTSSWLNFFMKQEEKEDLFNRGFQAALDFLNQFDWEKYKYERMMLTMKEKKILKEEDTPTVG from the coding sequence ATGAAAACTGAAACCCTTAATAAAATTCTGGAAGATCCTTCTCTATCACAGGCGTCTAAAGATAAGCTTATGGCTCTGCAAGGGAATATTTCTACAAAGGAGTTTTCTGATCTGTTGGATGCAGAAGGAAATCAGTATATAGAATTTGTGCAGGAAGGCGGCGGTGTCTGGGGAAGTGCATTGGTGGGCTATCTTTATGCATTAGAGGTGTTCGGAATCCGTTTTTTGAAAGTTGCAGGAACCAGTGCCGGAGCCATCAATACGATGCTTATTGCAGCCTGTAAAACAAAGGAAGAACCTAAAAGTGAGCTTATCAAAGAAATCCTTTTCAGTTGGGATTTTGCTGATTTCATGGATGGAAAAACGTATGTAAAGACAACCCTTCATGCAATGCTGAACAATAAGAATTTCTTTAAGATCAATGCTATTATTGCAGCTATTTTGTTCATTATTCTTGTCAGTATTCCTTTTGCAGCTCCTTCAGAAAGCATTCTGAGTGCCAAACTGATGTTTTTAATTCCTTTAATTCCTGCAGTTATCCTTTTTTTCTGCATCAAAAAATTATACAACAACTTCAGAAAGGAAAACAGTGGGCTTAATCCAGGAAATGTTTTCCTGAACACCATGAAAACTGCTCTGGATAATTTTGGAATAAAAACGGTGGCTAATCTCAATGAGAAGTTTATACAAAAGGAGCACGACCTCAACCTCAACTACCGCTATGGAAACGGACAGGAATACTATAACATTACGTTAGCAAGTATTGATAAAATCAAGGCTAAAAACCTGGAACATATCGATCAGACAAGATATAAGATTTTCTATGACAGTGCTTTTAATAATGATTATTATAAAAACAACCCGTTCTACCTGCTTCGCTCCGAATATGTTGTGATTACTACAGACATCAATGCCAAAATAAAAGTAGAACTGCCTACTATGGCTAATTTATATTGGTCTGAAGAAGAACTGAAACACATTAGTCCGGCAGAGTTTGTAAGAGCATCCATGTCCGTCCCTTTTTTCTTTGAGCCTTTTCAGAAGAGAATTAATAAGGACGAAGATTCTGTGAAATATGCATGGAAATTCTGGATGAATACCAAAAAGGAAGATATTAATCCGGTGAGAGTTTTCATTGATGGAGGCAGTATTTCCAATTTCCCTATTGATCTGTTTCATGCGGATGAAGTGTTTTATCCTAGAATGCCTCTTTTTGCAGTACAACTTACCAGTGACTCTGATCTTCTTTCTGAAAAAGGAAAAACAAGTGAAGAAATCCTGAAAACACCTTTCAGCTATGCCGGAAATATCATCAGTACTTTAAAAGGTTTTAATGACAAGATGTTTCTTACCAAACATAGTTTCTATCGTTTATACAGTATACAATCCGTCAACTGTGGAACCAGCAGCTGGTTGAATTTCTTCATGAAACAGGAAGAAAAGGAGGATCTTTTCAACCGGGGTTTTCAGGCTGCTCTTGATTTTCTGAATCAGTTTGATTGGGAGAAATACAAATATGAACGGATGATGCTCACCATGAAGGAGAAAAAAATACTAAAAGAAGAAGACACCCCAACGGTAGGGTAA
- a CDS encoding CorA family divalent cation transporter → MPIDTIYRSTHCEWVDVEAPTAEDLKFLHERYEINNLLLEDTIDPNHLPKYEEDGNVKFFLLRESTELERKNLNTISDISTKIAIFILDKTIITIHRMKTRSISETKKKLTLTQEEVTPQKVALMIAILIMKSFDDESISLLETMDNIENEIFLKNTNHTSQIRRLYKLKRKSGLNSRVLVISTDAIDKFKLLNLQDSEIVDLKDKHKDVVADFDHLNIQITNLISMFLALSDQKANQVMKVLAIYSVYFLPITFIAGVYGMNFDNMPELHHKYGYYFTLGGMALVVISTFIYVRRRQW, encoded by the coding sequence ATGCCAATTGATACAATATACAGAAGTACCCACTGCGAATGGGTAGATGTAGAGGCTCCTACTGCGGAAGACCTGAAATTCCTTCATGAACGATACGAAATCAATAATCTCCTTCTGGAAGATACCATAGACCCCAATCACCTTCCCAAATATGAAGAAGACGGGAATGTAAAGTTCTTTCTTCTCCGTGAAAGTACAGAACTGGAAAGGAAAAACCTGAACACCATCAGCGATATCAGTACAAAAATTGCGATTTTCATTCTGGATAAAACCATTATCACCATCCACAGAATGAAAACAAGAAGTATTTCTGAAACGAAAAAAAAACTTACCCTCACGCAGGAAGAAGTAACTCCGCAGAAAGTAGCTTTGATGATCGCGATATTGATTATGAAAAGCTTCGATGATGAATCCATAAGCTTACTGGAAACGATGGATAATATTGAGAATGAAATTTTCCTTAAAAATACCAACCACACCAGCCAGATCCGAAGACTCTACAAACTGAAAAGAAAATCCGGACTGAATTCACGGGTTTTAGTCATTTCCACAGATGCTATTGATAAGTTTAAGCTGCTGAACCTTCAGGATTCTGAAATTGTGGATTTAAAGGATAAACACAAGGACGTGGTTGCCGATTTTGACCATCTGAACATCCAGATTACCAACCTTATTTCAATGTTTCTGGCCCTTTCGGATCAGAAAGCCAACCAGGTGATGAAGGTTTTGGCTATTTATTCAGTGTATTTCTTACCTATCACCTTTATTGCAGGAGTTTATGGGATGAATTTTGATAATATGCCTGAGCTTCACCATAAATATGGCTATTATTTCACCTTGGGAGGCATGGCATTGGTTGTCATCAGTACGTTCATCTATGTGAGGCGTAGACAGTGGTAA
- a CDS encoding 3-oxoacyl-ACP synthase III family protein — protein MIKSTIKGVGFYVPDNVVTNDDLAKLMTTNDEWITERTGIKERRHRKNRNDSQETAAYLGFKASEKAIEKAGLTAKDIDYIVFATLSPDYYFPGCGVLLQDMLGCDTIGALDVRNQCSGFVYSMSVANAFIKSGTYKNILVVGAEVHSFGLDFSDEGRGVSVIFGDGAGAVVLSATEDENAGDILAVNMHSEGKYADELCTQFPGSKFGWSDRMRKEPENVTDKEVYPIMNGNFVFKHAVTRFPETMMEALNKAGKTIEDLDMFIPHQANLRIAQFVQQKFGLPDEKIFNNIQKYGNTTAASIPIALSEAIEQGKIKRGDLVLLSAFGSGFTWGSVLFEY, from the coding sequence ATGATTAAAAGTACAATAAAAGGTGTGGGATTTTATGTTCCAGATAACGTTGTTACCAATGATGATCTAGCCAAACTAATGACTACCAATGATGAATGGATTACGGAGAGAACAGGCATCAAGGAACGAAGACACAGAAAAAACAGAAATGATTCTCAGGAAACTGCTGCTTATCTGGGCTTCAAAGCATCAGAAAAAGCCATAGAAAAAGCGGGTTTAACAGCTAAAGATATTGACTATATTGTTTTTGCAACCCTTTCACCGGATTATTATTTTCCGGGATGTGGAGTTTTGCTTCAGGATATGCTGGGATGTGATACCATCGGAGCATTAGATGTAAGAAATCAGTGTTCAGGATTTGTATATTCTATGAGTGTGGCTAACGCATTTATTAAATCAGGTACTTATAAAAATATCCTTGTTGTAGGAGCAGAAGTTCATTCTTTTGGATTGGATTTTTCTGATGAAGGAAGAGGTGTTTCTGTTATTTTTGGAGACGGGGCAGGAGCTGTTGTGCTTTCGGCAACAGAAGATGAAAATGCAGGAGATATTTTAGCCGTAAATATGCATTCTGAAGGGAAATATGCAGATGAATTATGTACGCAGTTTCCAGGTTCTAAGTTCGGATGGAGCGATAGAATGAGAAAAGAACCGGAAAATGTAACAGATAAGGAAGTATATCCTATCATGAACGGAAACTTTGTATTCAAACATGCGGTAACAAGATTCCCGGAAACCATGATGGAGGCCTTGAATAAAGCCGGAAAAACAATCGAAGACCTTGATATGTTTATCCCTCATCAGGCTAACCTTAGAATTGCTCAGTTTGTTCAGCAAAAGTTTGGATTACCGGATGAGAAAATCTTCAACAACATTCAGAAATACGGAAATACAACTGCAGCTTCTATTCCTATTGCATTAAGTGAAGCTATTGAACAAGGGAAAATCAAAAGAGGAGATTTAGTACTTCTTTCAGCTTTCGGTAGCGGGTTTACCTGGGGAAGTGTTCTTTTTGAATATTAA
- a CDS encoding thioredoxin family protein, giving the protein MKKIVILSTLFIGAFAWAQGIKFEDGNFASILAKAKKENKLVFVDAYASWCGPCKLMVKNIFPLKNVGDYYNAHFINVKIDMEKGEGIALAKKYNVKAFPTYLFIDGNGEAVHRTLGYVEEKDFIQFATDAGDPNKRLTSLKQQFEKGEKEPGFLKNLAELTIYNDGEFAEKVLNRYFQVKPTMDEEDAQLLISGIQTTESPLYKIFQDKKAEIVKLFPDDRYERFNQNFQMSTITKKAYNPDTKTWDDQYFITEVQKFVSKENAEKLLKKLKASRALKNKDIALFEKLTLEVYQDYSKANGSELNSAAWNFFENVSNKTSLEQAIAWGQESIKKGQSYANTDTLANLYNKIGDKKNAKMWAEKSIELAKSEGQDSSDTEKLLKSL; this is encoded by the coding sequence ATGAAAAAAATAGTGATACTTTCTACTCTATTTATAGGTGCTTTTGCATGGGCGCAGGGCATCAAATTTGAAGATGGCAACTTTGCCTCTATCCTTGCCAAAGCTAAAAAAGAAAACAAACTGGTTTTTGTAGACGCTTACGCATCATGGTGCGGCCCCTGTAAACTGATGGTCAAAAATATCTTCCCTTTGAAGAATGTTGGGGATTATTATAACGCTCATTTCATCAATGTTAAAATTGATATGGAAAAAGGAGAAGGAATAGCGTTGGCAAAAAAATACAACGTAAAAGCATTCCCTACCTATTTATTTATTGACGGAAACGGTGAAGCTGTACACAGAACTTTAGGATATGTAGAAGAAAAAGACTTCATCCAATTTGCTACAGATGCTGGAGACCCCAATAAAAGACTTACTTCTTTAAAACAACAATTTGAAAAAGGAGAAAAGGAACCTGGATTTTTAAAAAACCTTGCAGAACTTACCATTTATAATGATGGAGAGTTTGCTGAAAAAGTATTGAATCGTTATTTTCAGGTGAAACCTACAATGGATGAAGAGGATGCCCAACTTCTTATTTCGGGTATACAAACAACAGAAAGTCCTTTGTACAAAATCTTTCAGGATAAAAAAGCAGAGATCGTGAAACTTTTCCCTGACGACAGGTATGAAAGATTTAATCAGAACTTCCAAATGAGTACGATTACTAAAAAGGCTTATAATCCTGATACTAAAACCTGGGATGACCAATACTTTATTACAGAAGTTCAGAAATTCGTAAGCAAAGAAAATGCAGAAAAATTACTAAAGAAACTAAAAGCCAGCAGAGCTTTAAAAAACAAAGATATTGCCCTTTTTGAAAAGCTGACTTTAGAGGTATATCAGGACTATTCTAAGGCAAACGGTTCAGAATTAAATTCTGCAGCCTGGAACTTCTTTGAGAATGTAAGCAATAAAACCTCTTTGGAACAGGCTATTGCATGGGGTCAGGAATCTATAAAAAAAGGACAGAGCTATGCCAATACAGATACACTAGCTAATCTTTACAATAAGATTGGTGATAAAAAAAATGCGAAGATGTGGGCTGAAAAATCCATCGAACTTGCAAAAAGTGAAGGACAGGATTCTTCTGATACCGAGAAACTATTGAAAAGCCTTTAA
- a CDS encoding tetratricopeptide repeat protein: MSNNLLKLLFLLATAISISAQKKNDFDQVCERTSSITAYKDLPKAIKTADSLYMVAHQPLEKVKSLMLSSELYHHGGDLKKAICYSENAHSLIEQSHDTEWMARVCRLLARQYRQVGLYERSKKYIIKGLGASRQISGFQNSNEAEGHLNQEMAFYEMEAGNYVNAIQYIEFSLKNFEKIDGEGEDRTQAASYQLLGDIYFKLNDYAVSEDYYRKAEDLLKAGSCTLGLVYNGLGGIRVKQKNWKDAELYLKKAEKIADTSRSLKLKKAVYSNINDYYEGIGDNFKASLYAVKYVRAYDSIAARNQGFTVKTKDSAVPKMNKGNGSMNVAKNVAIIILLVSLVGLIIFFRTRQKRQVTKLRNIIRTQMSVGNGYKSSLLRQPINSEFSNISVEEIDEKDSESARKRNDSLMTSETETKLLELLDEFEKGDLYNNKGMSLSFLAGELNTNTKYLSYVINQHKTADFKTYINRLRINYIVDKLINDEKYRQYKISILADECGFSSHSKFAAVFKAVTDFSPSAYIKHLDAENQLDKDVHFREND, translated from the coding sequence ATGTCTAATAATCTATTGAAACTTTTGTTCTTGCTGGCTACAGCAATCTCTATATCTGCCCAGAAAAAAAACGACTTCGATCAGGTGTGCGAAAGGACTTCCTCTATCACAGCCTATAAAGATTTACCCAAGGCCATCAAAACAGCCGATTCCCTTTATATGGTGGCTCATCAACCATTAGAGAAAGTGAAAAGTCTCATGCTGTCCTCAGAGCTTTACCATCATGGTGGAGATCTTAAAAAAGCAATATGCTACAGTGAAAATGCCCATTCTTTAATTGAACAGTCTCATGATACGGAATGGATGGCCCGCGTATGCCGATTGTTAGCGAGACAGTATAGACAGGTAGGGTTATACGAAAGATCTAAAAAATACATTATTAAAGGACTGGGAGCCTCCAGACAAATTTCCGGTTTTCAAAATAGTAATGAAGCTGAGGGACATCTGAATCAGGAGATGGCTTTCTATGAAATGGAAGCAGGTAACTATGTAAATGCAATACAATACATTGAGTTTTCTCTGAAAAATTTTGAAAAAATAGACGGTGAGGGTGAAGACAGAACTCAGGCCGCTTCTTATCAGTTGCTGGGAGATATCTATTTTAAGCTTAATGACTATGCGGTTTCCGAAGATTATTACAGGAAAGCTGAAGATTTGCTTAAAGCTGGAAGCTGCACCCTTGGACTGGTTTATAACGGTCTAGGGGGAATTCGTGTAAAGCAAAAGAACTGGAAAGATGCAGAGCTATACCTGAAAAAGGCTGAAAAAATTGCGGATACCTCCCGAAGTCTAAAGCTTAAAAAAGCGGTTTACTCCAATATCAATGATTATTATGAAGGAATAGGAGATAATTTTAAAGCATCTCTATATGCTGTTAAATATGTGAGAGCCTATGACAGTATTGCAGCCCGGAATCAAGGATTTACTGTAAAAACTAAAGATTCAGCGGTTCCTAAAATGAACAAAGGAAATGGATCGATGAATGTAGCTAAAAATGTAGCTATTATTATATTGTTGGTTTCTTTGGTAGGGTTAATTATCTTTTTTAGAACAAGACAGAAAAGACAGGTTACAAAGCTGAGAAATATTATTAGGACTCAAATGAGTGTGGGCAACGGTTACAAATCATCTTTATTAAGGCAGCCCATAAATTCTGAATTTTCTAATATATCCGTAGAAGAAATAGACGAGAAAGATTCTGAATCCGCTCGAAAGAGAAATGACTCTTTGATGACTTCTGAAACTGAGACTAAGCTGCTTGAACTTCTTGATGAGTTTGAGAAAGGTGATCTCTATAACAATAAAGGAATGTCACTTTCATTTTTAGCAGGGGAACTCAATACCAATACGAAATATCTTTCTTATGTAATTAATCAGCACAAGACTGCAGATTTTAAGACTTATATTAACAGGTTAAGAATCAACTATATTGTAGATAAACTTATCAATGATGAGAAGTACAGACAATACAAAATCAGTATTCTTGCTGACGAGTGTGGCTTTTCTTCACACAGTAAATTTGCTGCTGTATTTAAAGCCGTTACAGATTTCTCACCTTCAGCTTATATTAAACATCTTGATGCTGAAAACCAGTTAGATAAAGATGTTCATTTTCGTGAAAACGATTAA
- a CDS encoding cytochrome C551, with protein MKKLLLTAIGIGLFAVSCGTKESSMSTSNSDSANTRAASPMTTDTMTTKMTNPDSMKMKKDSMTTPPAK; from the coding sequence ATGAAAAAGTTATTGTTAACAGCTATCGGCATAGGATTATTTGCAGTGAGCTGTGGAACCAAGGAGTCATCCATGTCTACAAGCAACAGTGATTCAGCTAATACACGGGCCGCATCACCCATGACAACAGACACTATGACTACAAAAATGACGAATCCGGACAGCATGAAGATGAAAAAGGATTCGATGACAACACCTCCTGCCAAATAG